One genomic window of Quercus lobata isolate SW786 chromosome 9, ValleyOak3.0 Primary Assembly, whole genome shotgun sequence includes the following:
- the LOC115960304 gene encoding probable L-ascorbate peroxidase 6, chloroplastic/mitochondrial isoform X2 — translation MAERLSLSLTLSPSPPTPAPTTMAAFSTTASSRIFPSATAAAAAASRARLSFSSSLKCLQSSPLVSHLFLNQKRSPMVRVSERGLSSTASPKCAAASDPDQLKSAREDIKKLLDTSFCHPLLVRLGWHDAGTYNKNIQEWPQRGGANGSLRFEIELKHAANAGLVNALKLLQPIKEKYSGVTYADLFQLASATAVEEAGGPKIPMKYGRVDVTAPEQCPEEGRLPDAGPPSPADHLRNVFYRMGLNDKEIVALSGAHTLGRSRPERSGWGKPETKYTKDGPGAPGGQSWTVKWLKFDNSYFKDIKERRDEDLLVLPTDAVIFEDPSFKVFAEKYAEDQEAFFKDYAEAHAKLSNLGAKFEPPEGIMINDGPSEPAPEKFVAAKYSSGKD, via the exons ATGGCAGAGCGACTGTCACTGAGTCTCACACTATCACCATCACCACCAACTCCTGCTCCAACAACCATGGCTGCTTTCAGCACCACCGCCTCTTCTCGTATCTTCCCCTCCGCTACCGCTGCCGCCGCCGCCGCCTCTAGAGCTAGGCTCTCTTTCTCCTCCTCTCTCAAATGCCTCCAATCCTCTCCTCTCGTCTCTCACCTCTTTCTCAACCag AAACGATCGCCGATGGTTCGCGTATCGGAGAGAGGTCTGAGCTCAACTGCTTCGCCGAAATGCGCGGCGGCGTCCGATCCTGACCAGTTGAAGAGTGCTAGAGAAGATATCAAGAAGCTTCTCGACACCAGTTTCTGCCATCCTCTTCTG GTTCGCTTGGGATGGCATGATGCTGGTACTTACAACAAAAACATTCAGGAGTGGCCACAAAGAGGTGGAGCTAATGGAAGTTTAAGATTTGAAATTGAGCTGAAACATGCAGCCAATGCTG GTCTTGTGAATGCATTGAAACTTCTTCAGCCTATCAAAGAAAAGTATTCTGGTGTGACATATGCAGACTTGTTTCAGTTGGCAAGTGCTACTGCTGTGGAG GAAGCTGGGGGCCCCAAAATCCCCATGAAGTATGGAAGAGTGGATGTCACAGCACCTGAGCAGTGTCCAGAAGAAGGGAGGCTTCCTG ATGCTGGCCCCCCTTCACCTGCTGATCATCTACGTAATGTTTTCTACAGAATGGGATTAAATGACAAG GAAATAGTTGCATTATCTGGTGCACACACACTGGGAAGGTCCAGACCGGAACGCAGTGGTTGGGGCAAGCCAGAGACAAAGTACACG AAAGATGGGCCTGGAGCACCTGGGGGACAGTCCTGGACAGTGAAATGgttgaaatttgataattcataCTTTAAG GatatcaaagaaagaagagatgaaGATTTGCTGGTCTTGCCAACTGATGCTGTAATTTTTGAAGATCCATCATTCAAG GTATTTGCTGAGAAATATgctgaagatcaagaagcattTTTCAAGGATTATGCTGAAGCTCATGCCAAACTCAGCAACCTTGGAGCCAAATTTGAACCTCCAGAG GGTATCATGATAAATGATGGTCCATCAGAACCTGCACCAGAGAAGTTTGTGGCAGCCAAGTACTCATCTGGGAAG GATTAA
- the LOC115960304 gene encoding probable L-ascorbate peroxidase 6, chloroplastic/mitochondrial isoform X1 translates to MAERLSLSLTLSPSPPTPAPTTMAAFSTTASSRIFPSATAAAAAASRARLSFSSSLKCLQSSPLVSHLFLNQKRSPMVRVSERGLSSTASPKCAAASDPDQLKSAREDIKKLLDTSFCHPLLVRLGWHDAGTYNKNIQEWPQRGGANGSLRFEIELKHAANAGLVNALKLLQPIKEKYSGVTYADLFQLASATAVEEAGGPKIPMKYGRVDVTAPEQCPEEGRLPDAGPPSPADHLRNVFYRMGLNDKEIVALSGAHTLGRSRPERSGWGKPETKYTKDGPGAPGGQSWTVKWLKFDNSYFKDIKERRDEDLLVLPTDAVIFEDPSFKVFAEKYAEDQEAFFKDYAEAHAKLSNLGAKFEPPEGIMINDGPSEPAPEKFVAAKYSSGKSELSETMKQKIRAEYEAVGGSPDKPLPTNYFLNIIIVIGVLAILSSLFVN, encoded by the exons ATGGCAGAGCGACTGTCACTGAGTCTCACACTATCACCATCACCACCAACTCCTGCTCCAACAACCATGGCTGCTTTCAGCACCACCGCCTCTTCTCGTATCTTCCCCTCCGCTACCGCTGCCGCCGCCGCCGCCTCTAGAGCTAGGCTCTCTTTCTCCTCCTCTCTCAAATGCCTCCAATCCTCTCCTCTCGTCTCTCACCTCTTTCTCAACCag AAACGATCGCCGATGGTTCGCGTATCGGAGAGAGGTCTGAGCTCAACTGCTTCGCCGAAATGCGCGGCGGCGTCCGATCCTGACCAGTTGAAGAGTGCTAGAGAAGATATCAAGAAGCTTCTCGACACCAGTTTCTGCCATCCTCTTCTG GTTCGCTTGGGATGGCATGATGCTGGTACTTACAACAAAAACATTCAGGAGTGGCCACAAAGAGGTGGAGCTAATGGAAGTTTAAGATTTGAAATTGAGCTGAAACATGCAGCCAATGCTG GTCTTGTGAATGCATTGAAACTTCTTCAGCCTATCAAAGAAAAGTATTCTGGTGTGACATATGCAGACTTGTTTCAGTTGGCAAGTGCTACTGCTGTGGAG GAAGCTGGGGGCCCCAAAATCCCCATGAAGTATGGAAGAGTGGATGTCACAGCACCTGAGCAGTGTCCAGAAGAAGGGAGGCTTCCTG ATGCTGGCCCCCCTTCACCTGCTGATCATCTACGTAATGTTTTCTACAGAATGGGATTAAATGACAAG GAAATAGTTGCATTATCTGGTGCACACACACTGGGAAGGTCCAGACCGGAACGCAGTGGTTGGGGCAAGCCAGAGACAAAGTACACG AAAGATGGGCCTGGAGCACCTGGGGGACAGTCCTGGACAGTGAAATGgttgaaatttgataattcataCTTTAAG GatatcaaagaaagaagagatgaaGATTTGCTGGTCTTGCCAACTGATGCTGTAATTTTTGAAGATCCATCATTCAAG GTATTTGCTGAGAAATATgctgaagatcaagaagcattTTTCAAGGATTATGCTGAAGCTCATGCCAAACTCAGCAACCTTGGAGCCAAATTTGAACCTCCAGAG GGTATCATGATAAATGATGGTCCATCAGAACCTGCACCAGAGAAGTTTGTGGCAGCCAAGTACTCATCTGGGAAG AGTGAACTGTCAGAGACTATGAAGCAGAAGATTCGGGCAGAGTATGAAGCAGTTGGTGGAAGCCCAGATAAGCCTCTACCGACTAACTATTTCCTAAATATAATTATTGTGATTGgtgttttagcaattttgtCATCACTATTTGTGAACTAG